From Calothrix sp. PCC 6303, a single genomic window includes:
- the rppB gene encoding two-component system sensor histidine kinase RppB, translated as MQIKLFDKTRWRLAAWYAGVMAVILAICGFSVYQVMIQAYLVSIDRELESVTGTLHNVIEPSLKQPAKIEPIIELILPNLCLANSDCPNSNHSKYQKFLHREHGMFSSVYQDKQYYIRFVDISDKLIAVAGFNPQELPQAFNSKTWQTLKDPQGNRYSQKSILLYTQSNQNWGYIQVGRSLKELDNRIFSFKIFFVIALPIGVILVGGSSWWLAGLAMQPIDKSYKQMQQFTSDASHELRTPLAAINATVETILDLEYLSEQEARETLRLIKRQNNRLAELVQDLLLLSRFDQKTQVVQKESCCLNDLINDLLEEFSDLANNTDLQLTSSLEYSQPLHVLGDEDQILRLFSNLIANAIQYTPAGGYVNVTLKRNNDDAVVEVRDTGIGIPSEEFPRIFDRFYRVDSNRSRSTGGSGLGLAIAKAIAQANGGSIEVQSQLSKGSTFIVRLPVFSAE; from the coding sequence ATGCAAATAAAGCTTTTTGATAAAACTCGTTGGCGACTTGCAGCTTGGTATGCAGGAGTAATGGCTGTTATTCTTGCTATTTGTGGTTTCAGTGTATATCAGGTGATGATTCAAGCTTATTTAGTTTCCATTGATAGAGAATTAGAATCTGTCACGGGAACTCTACATAATGTTATCGAACCAAGTTTAAAACAACCAGCTAAGATTGAGCCAATTATTGAGTTAATTTTACCTAATCTTTGTTTGGCTAATTCGGATTGTCCTAATTCAAATCATTCTAAATATCAAAAATTTTTGCATAGAGAACATGGGATGTTTAGTAGTGTTTATCAAGATAAACAATATTACATTCGTTTTGTCGATATTTCAGATAAATTAATTGCAGTAGCTGGATTTAATCCGCAAGAACTACCGCAAGCTTTCAATTCAAAAACTTGGCAAACCCTCAAAGATCCCCAAGGTAATCGCTATAGTCAAAAGTCGATATTATTATATACACAAAGTAATCAAAATTGGGGCTATATTCAAGTTGGTAGAAGCCTCAAAGAATTGGATAATCGCATCTTCAGTTTCAAAATATTTTTTGTGATCGCATTACCGATCGGTGTAATTTTAGTAGGTGGTTCGAGTTGGTGGTTAGCGGGTTTGGCAATGCAACCGATTGACAAATCCTACAAACAAATGCAGCAATTTACCTCCGACGCATCGCACGAATTACGCACACCTTTAGCAGCAATTAATGCTACTGTTGAAACTATACTTGATTTAGAATATTTATCTGAACAGGAAGCAAGAGAAACTTTAAGATTGATTAAACGTCAAAATAATCGACTTGCAGAATTAGTCCAAGATTTATTACTATTATCGAGATTTGACCAAAAAACTCAAGTTGTACAAAAAGAATCTTGTTGTCTCAACGATTTAATTAATGATTTGCTGGAAGAATTTTCGGATTTAGCAAATAATACTGATTTACAACTAACATCTTCATTAGAATATTCCCAACCTTTACATGTGTTAGGAGATGAAGACCAAATTTTACGTCTATTTTCCAACCTAATTGCAAATGCAATTCAATATACCCCTGCTGGTGGTTATGTAAATGTCACCCTCAAGCGCAACAACGATGATGCTGTGGTAGAAGTGCGAGATACGGGTATTGGTATCCCATCAGAGGAATTTCCACGAATTTTTGACAGATTTTACCGTGTTGATAGTAACCGTTCCCGCAGCACAGGTGGTTCGGGACTGGGTTTAGCCATAGCAAAAGCGATCGCGCAAGCAAATGGAGGCAGTATCGAAGTCCAAAGTCAACTCAGTAAGGGTAGCACTTTTATTGTGCGATTACCTGTTTTCAGTGCTGAGTGA
- a CDS encoding iron-siderophore ABC transporter substrate-binding protein, producing MKVIILTLKNLLFNPFCKFIIACKDNSTNLPIVAIILSLILISCRTNISNDSVSSSSDLTSQTRVIKHALGETKVPLHPQRVVVIGGLDNVLALGVKPIGSTTMEGNNFPNYLKYKTVGIKKIGMNGQPNLEQILYLKPDLILGIYWDAELYKQLSYIAPTVLVDGDIDWKRWLTQFAEALGQTQKAETLLREYEQRIENLRTKIDEKFFQDKVSVVSFWANYTRLYMNYSFCGSILKEIGLSRPSYQDKDKINENISLELIPQLDGDIIFLILGGDNPLKLKQFTHHPLWSRLQAVKESRVYSVTGETWISAWGIIGANQILGDLLKYLPLRSI from the coding sequence ATGAAAGTAATTATTTTAACTTTAAAAAATCTATTGTTTAATCCTTTTTGCAAATTTATAATTGCCTGTAAAGATAACTCTACAAATTTACCCATAGTAGCTATAATTTTATCTCTAATTCTTATTAGTTGTCGAACGAATATTTCAAATGACTCGGTATCAAGTTCTTCTGATCTAACTAGTCAAACAAGAGTTATTAAACATGCTTTGGGCGAAACAAAAGTACCCTTACATCCTCAGCGTGTCGTTGTTATAGGTGGCTTAGATAATGTATTAGCGTTGGGAGTAAAACCAATAGGTTCCACAACCATGGAGGGGAATAATTTTCCTAATTATCTGAAATATAAAACGGTAGGAATAAAAAAAATTGGTATGAATGGTCAACCTAATTTAGAGCAAATTTTATATTTAAAACCAGATTTAATTCTCGGTATATATTGGGATGCTGAATTATACAAACAACTATCTTATATAGCACCCACTGTTTTAGTCGATGGAGATATTGACTGGAAACGATGGTTAACACAATTTGCTGAGGCATTAGGTCAAACGCAAAAAGCTGAGACGCTACTGCGAGAGTATGAGCAAAGAATAGAAAACTTACGCACTAAAATAGATGAAAAATTTTTCCAAGATAAAGTGTCTGTAGTGAGTTTTTGGGCTAATTATACTCGTCTTTATATGAACTATTCATTTTGTGGTTCGATTCTTAAAGAAATAGGTTTATCCCGTCCTTCCTATCAAGACAAAGATAAAATTAACGAAAATATCTCATTAGAATTAATTCCTCAACTTGATGGCGATATTATTTTCTTAATCCTGGGGGGGGATAATCCATTAAAATTGAAACAATTCACTCATCATCCTCTGTGGTCACGCTTGCAAGCGGTTAAAGAAAGTCGAGTTTATTCAGTTACGGGAGAAACTTGGATTTCCGCATGGGGGATTATCGGTGCTAATCAAATTTTAGGCGATCTATTAAAGTATTTACCGTTACGTAGCATTTAG
- a CDS encoding DNA cytosine methyltransferase produces the protein MCVTLRAGSGNRTALRPIHPCEPRVISVREAARLHSYPDWFNFSEGILHAHREIGNSVPPLLGYAVGMQIREHLECHTPTLEVDRKWLLEVGLLRRHRIQYPYPGNYLVVTIYWNYNHLFFRVSEILLSDRLSKISQERYVLRKAFGLSPP, from the coding sequence TTGTGTGTCACGTTACGAGCAGGTAGTGGAAATCGCACTGCATTGCGTCCGATTCATCCTTGTGAACCACGGGTTATATCAGTTAGGGAAGCTGCACGTTTGCATAGTTACCCCGATTGGTTTAATTTCAGCGAGGGAATACTTCATGCTCATCGGGAAATAGGTAATTCTGTGCCTCCATTGCTGGGATATGCTGTAGGGATGCAAATTAGGGAGCATTTGGAATGTCATACTCCTACCCTAGAAGTAGACAGGAAGTGGCTTCTGGAAGTTGGGCTTCTTAGGAGACATCGCATTCAATACCCATATCCTGGAAATTACTTGGTTGTAACGATTTATTGGAATTACAATCATTTATTCTTTAGGGTCAGTGAAATCCTATTGTCAGATAGATTAAGCAAAATCAGCCAAGAGCGATATGTTCTGCGTAAAGCCTTCGGTTTATCACCCCCATAA
- a CDS encoding MFS transporter, translated as MRTFIIIWLGQLASNIGSYMTHFAIKIWAWELTNQVTTIALFSVFEIIPSILITLISGSIVDRVNRKFLLIISDSISAISTLIIGYLYFTNQLQIWHIYATGALNGTFAEVQSLAYSSSISMLVPKQDYMKATSMNSAIHYSSVIIAPALAGLLYYLVGLGGILCIDFVSFIIGIVTVFQVHIPQPKPTVNSQENVRIWEDIIFGFRYLMARPSLFAMIIVDSLFWFVHDIGATLYSPMILTRTKNDTKVLGTISSAAGLGGLIGTLLLSIWGRSKGRVHGFLLGMIGAGVSKSIFGFGRGLVVWLPAQFCSSLNFPMLTSSSTAILLSKVRPDIQGRIFATQSSMQQIASAIAVFAAAWLSDGVFEPGMTQGGNLSYFFGSIFGTDKGSGMALLYVISSLGLLLVGLFGYAFPSLRNVEKIVPDYDAEYK; from the coding sequence ATGCGTACATTTATCATTATTTGGCTTGGTCAGCTAGCCTCAAATATTGGCAGTTATATGACCCACTTTGCAATTAAGATTTGGGCATGGGAACTGACTAATCAGGTGACTACAATCGCTTTATTCAGTGTTTTTGAAATCATTCCTAGTATTTTAATTACTTTAATATCAGGATCGATTGTAGACCGAGTAAATCGAAAATTTTTGTTGATAATTTCTGATTCTATTTCAGCAATATCAACTTTAATTATTGGTTATTTGTACTTTACTAACCAATTACAAATTTGGCATATTTATGCAACTGGTGCCTTGAATGGAACTTTTGCAGAAGTTCAATCCTTAGCATATTCCTCTTCAATTTCCATGCTAGTACCCAAACAAGATTATATGAAGGCTACTAGCATGAATTCTGCGATTCATTATAGTTCAGTAATCATTGCTCCAGCTTTAGCAGGTCTACTTTACTATTTAGTTGGTCTTGGAGGTATTTTATGTATTGATTTTGTGAGTTTTATCATTGGGATCGTCACCGTTTTTCAAGTACATATTCCCCAGCCGAAACCAACAGTTAATTCTCAAGAAAACGTCAGAATTTGGGAAGATATTATCTTTGGTTTTCGCTATTTGATGGCACGTCCTAGTCTTTTCGCTATGATTATCGTAGATTCTTTATTTTGGTTTGTTCATGATATTGGTGCAACCTTATATTCGCCGATGATTTTGACTCGCACAAAAAATGATACTAAAGTGTTAGGTACAATTTCTTCCGCTGCTGGACTAGGGGGGTTAATAGGGACTTTACTTTTAAGTATTTGGGGTCGTTCTAAAGGACGTGTTCATGGTTTTCTGCTAGGAATGATTGGTGCTGGAGTAAGTAAAAGCATATTTGGTTTCGGAAGAGGACTAGTTGTTTGGCTGCCTGCTCAATTTTGCTCCTCTCTGAATTTTCCTATGCTAACTAGTTCCAGTACAGCTATTTTGCTTAGTAAAGTTAGACCCGATATACAGGGACGGATATTTGCTACCCAATCTAGTATGCAACAGATTGCTTCAGCGATCGCTGTTTTTGCTGCTGCTTGGTTAAGCGATGGGGTATTTGAACCAGGAATGACACAAGGAGGTAATCTTTCCTATTTTTTTGGTAGTATATTCGGTACAGATAAGGGTTCAGGAATGGCACTTTTATATGTGATATCTTCGCTAGGTTTATTGCTAGTCGGTTTATTTGGGTATGCTTTTCCCAGCTTGCGAAATGTCGAAAAAATTGTACCCGACTATGATGCTGAATACAAATAA
- a CDS encoding TonB-dependent receptor domain-containing protein translates to MKKDKLFQSLLLTSAFVLFVGTSAQGKEVQKDRRVKTSSPMLEQLIENKLPTVDVQSNPQKFQNFESRIRNSLNQTKGNPVAKSIPQLSEVQFPATNAETLLQRPATILTQGGTQESAVSITGVKANPTDKGVEIILETNLGDKLQVANRSTGNSFIADITGTQLQLANGDAFTYRSEKPLAGITEITVVNLDANTVQVTVVGENALPVVELFDDDTGLIFAVASTVQTQPESDKPTSETPPESKPEQPTADNNEPIELVVTATRTEEDIQNVPRSVTVINREQIEQQAKLSSNLADILARTVPGFGSPTNRTDIFGQTLRGRNISVLIDGVPQNNNLQSISAVLTTIDPSAIEKIEVVRGPNAIYGGQATGGVVNIITKKPNGQRLISTTNIGLNSSLTRSEDSFGYNLSHQIAGTEGKFDYTFGFSLNTTAGFYDAEGDRIANFAGDDDSTKINALAKVGVELSPDQRLQFTFNHFNQQQDTNFISDPSIDDIDGIEKARALKLAEGTNVIGADDGAFLNNTLLSLNYNNENIFGSKLQAQVYYRNYGFGGGIPEDFLGGRLDAIAKSEGGSEQLGGRLQVETPFNSRNTVSVLWGVDYQNERSSQKFNIFDPVEFEESGGLTYRKIEERVFVPEYDFSELGVFGQLQWDVSDSFRLSGGLRYVNIGVSLDDYITAELPRRNIQGGDRSFDSTVFNAGAVYKFTPEVSVFANFAQGFSVPDLGRVFRRPPAGVTNILNSLQLTEPQKVDNYEIGIRGQWDNFQASLSGFYNYSALGSAFDFNPDADALETVRAPQRVYGIEAAVDVQPSPDWKVGGTLTWTEGENDEDNDGKYLALNSIIVAPLKLTAYVENQTLKGWRNRLQLLYSGDRDRAFNDAVEDGKISNYITVDYISGIKIGKGELQIGVQNLFNNQYFPVYSQYFAPFFDSSNYPGQGRTLSVGYQISW, encoded by the coding sequence ATGAAAAAAGACAAATTGTTTCAAAGCCTTCTATTGACAAGTGCATTTGTTCTTTTTGTTGGTACTTCTGCTCAAGGGAAGGAAGTACAAAAGGATAGAAGAGTCAAGACTTCTAGTCCAATGCTAGAGCAACTGATAGAGAATAAACTTCCGACCGTAGATGTCCAAAGTAACCCCCAAAAGTTTCAAAATTTTGAATCACGAATTAGAAATTCTTTAAATCAGACTAAGGGGAATCCAGTAGCTAAGAGTATTCCCCAACTGAGTGAAGTTCAATTTCCTGCAACTAACGCTGAAACTTTGCTACAAAGACCAGCAACTATCCTCACACAGGGAGGAACCCAGGAAAGTGCTGTATCAATTACGGGCGTGAAAGCAAATCCCACTGATAAAGGTGTGGAAATAATTTTAGAGACGAATTTGGGAGATAAGCTACAAGTCGCTAATCGGAGTACAGGTAATAGTTTTATTGCAGATATTACTGGTACACAGTTGCAATTAGCAAATGGGGATGCTTTTACATATCGCTCAGAAAAACCTCTTGCAGGAATTACAGAAATAACGGTTGTAAATCTTGATGCGAACACTGTGCAGGTGACAGTGGTAGGAGAGAATGCTTTACCTGTGGTTGAGTTATTTGATGATGATACAGGTTTAATTTTTGCAGTAGCTTCGACAGTGCAAACACAACCAGAATCAGATAAACCCACGAGTGAGACCCCACCAGAATCGAAACCAGAGCAACCAACGGCAGACAATAATGAACCAATCGAATTGGTGGTGACAGCAACTCGGACTGAAGAGGATATCCAAAATGTACCGCGTTCGGTAACTGTGATTAATCGGGAACAGATTGAGCAACAGGCAAAATTAAGCAGTAACTTGGCTGATATTCTGGCGAGAACGGTTCCTGGTTTTGGTTCACCTACCAATCGTACTGACATCTTTGGGCAAACTTTACGGGGTCGCAACATCTCGGTTTTGATTGATGGTGTTCCCCAGAATAACAATTTACAATCGATTTCAGCAGTCCTAACCACTATTGATCCCAGTGCAATTGAAAAGATTGAGGTGGTACGCGGACCAAATGCAATATACGGTGGTCAAGCCACTGGTGGTGTTGTCAATATTATTACGAAAAAACCCAATGGTCAGAGACTAATTTCCACGACAAATATTGGTTTAAATAGTTCTTTGACTCGTTCGGAGGATAGTTTTGGTTATAACCTTTCCCATCAAATTGCCGGAACGGAAGGTAAATTTGATTATACTTTTGGATTTTCTTTAAATACGACAGCAGGTTTTTATGACGCAGAAGGCGATCGCATTGCTAATTTTGCGGGTGATGACGATAGCACAAAAATCAATGCTTTAGCTAAGGTTGGAGTAGAATTGTCTCCTGATCAACGCTTACAGTTCACCTTCAATCACTTTAATCAGCAACAAGATACTAATTTTATTTCCGATCCATCTATCGACGATATTGATGGCATTGAGAAAGCTCGTGCATTGAAACTAGCGGAGGGAACAAATGTAATTGGTGCTGATGATGGGGCATTTCTGAATAATACTTTGCTCAGTCTCAATTACAATAATGAGAATATTTTTGGCAGTAAGCTTCAAGCTCAAGTTTATTATCGCAATTATGGTTTTGGGGGAGGAATTCCCGAAGACTTCTTGGGTGGAAGGCTAGATGCGATCGCTAAATCAGAAGGAGGGTCGGAACAATTAGGAGGTAGGTTACAAGTTGAGACCCCATTCAATTCTCGAAATACGGTTAGCGTACTTTGGGGTGTTGATTATCAAAATGAGCGTAGTTCTCAAAAATTCAATATTTTCGATCCCGTAGAATTTGAAGAATCAGGAGGTCTGACTTACCGCAAAATCGAAGAGCGGGTTTTTGTTCCGGAATACGATTTCAGTGAATTGGGTGTATTCGGTCAATTGCAATGGGATGTAAGTGATAGTTTCCGTTTGAGTGGTGGTTTACGTTATGTCAATATTGGCGTAAGTTTGGATGACTACATCACCGCAGAACTTCCCCGTCGGAACATTCAAGGGGGCGATCGCAGTTTTGATTCCACCGTATTTAATGCAGGCGCTGTCTACAAATTTACACCAGAAGTGAGCGTCTTTGCTAATTTTGCTCAAGGTTTCTCTGTTCCTGATTTAGGTCGTGTTTTCCGCAGACCTCCCGCAGGAGTTACGAATATTTTGAACTCTTTACAGCTAACTGAACCACAGAAAGTAGACAACTATGAAATAGGAATTCGTGGTCAGTGGGATAATTTCCAAGCATCCCTTTCTGGATTCTACAACTATTCTGCTCTAGGTTCAGCCTTTGACTTTAACCCAGATGCTGATGCTCTGGAGACAGTTCGCGCTCCCCAGCGAGTTTATGGTATTGAAGCTGCTGTTGATGTGCAACCATCTCCAGATTGGAAGGTGGGTGGTACGCTCACTTGGACAGAAGGTGAAAATGACGAGGACAATGATGGTAAATACTTAGCCTTGAATAGCATTATCGTTGCACCTCTAAAACTGACAGCTTACGTGGAAAATCAGACTCTCAAGGGTTGGAGAAACAGACTACAATTGCTTTACTCAGGAGATCGCGATCGCGCTTTTAATGATGCTGTAGAAGATGGCAAAATCAGTAATTACATCACAGTTGATTACATTAGTGGTATCAAAATAGGAAAGGGAGAATTGCAAATAGGAGTTCAAAATCTATTTAATAATCAGTATTTTCCAGTTTACTCTCAATATTTTGCGCCTTTCTTTGATAGTTCTAACTATCCTGGTCAAGGTAGAACTCTCAGCGTTGGATATCAAATCTCTTGGTAA
- the rppA gene encoding two-component system response regulator RppA: MKILLVEDEPDLGASIQRKLHQEKYIVDWVQDGDEAWCCLDNNWTEYTLAIFDWLLPGMSGIELCKRLRLRSHSLPVLMLTAKDSMNDKVIGLDAGADDYLTKPFGMAELLARLRALQRRSPNFQSSELRVGKLILDYANYAVCYESIDGNKRIINLTKKEFHLMEYFMKHPNTIVNRDQILNHIYSFSTERVSNVVAAQVRLLRRKLSEYNCDRVIETIPSMGYRFNPDDGNKM, translated from the coding sequence ATGAAGATATTATTAGTTGAAGACGAACCAGATTTAGGTGCATCGATTCAACGGAAGTTACATCAGGAAAAATATATTGTTGATTGGGTTCAAGATGGAGATGAGGCTTGGTGTTGTCTAGATAATAATTGGACGGAGTATACTTTAGCGATATTCGATTGGTTGTTACCGGGAATGTCGGGTATAGAATTATGCAAGCGTTTACGTCTTCGTAGTCATTCTTTACCTGTTTTAATGCTAACTGCAAAAGATAGTATGAATGATAAGGTAATTGGTTTAGATGCAGGTGCTGATGATTACTTAACAAAGCCATTTGGGATGGCAGAGTTATTAGCGCGATTACGAGCATTACAACGTCGTTCTCCAAATTTTCAATCTTCAGAATTGCGAGTTGGAAAGTTGATTTTAGACTATGCTAACTATGCTGTTTGCTATGAAAGTATTGATGGCAATAAAAGAATAATTAATTTAACTAAAAAAGAATTTCATCTAATGGAATATTTTATGAAGCATCCCAATACTATAGTTAATCGTGACCAAATATTGAATCACATTTATAGTTTTAGTACAGAGAGAGTTAGTAATGTAGTTGCAGCACAAGTCAGACTTTTGCGACGCAAGCTATCAGAATATAATTGCGATCGCGTAATTGAAACTATCCCTAGTATGGGTTATCGTTTCAATCCTGATGATGGCAATAAAATGTAA
- a CDS encoding sucrase ferredoxin, giving the protein MENFFCAEESRQLQEDVIGCALNRRYYILVELPPPWTPHPLDSKSLSHKFQALKAQINLEIELSIRLVFIYNSGYYEAGYNRLIIYFQRQESDLFYTKKEFLLSDIENAIPIVEKCIRGEPITSEYPNIPARDILICTHGSHDKCCAKYGNPFYHQALKTLEGLSIPNVRIWQSSHFGGHRFAPTMIDLPEARYYGRLDQKSFTNILTKTGDIQVFKNVYRGWGVLPWQVQILERELILKYDWEWFSYQVKGQVIQKNEDETSSIVEISLEISNGIVETYRCNIIEDESKNIFSRGECSNREIEKVLQFKINELVGVKSRIF; this is encoded by the coding sequence ATGGAAAACTTTTTCTGTGCAGAAGAATCTCGTCAACTACAGGAAGATGTTATTGGTTGTGCATTAAATCGTCGATACTATATCTTAGTTGAACTTCCACCCCCTTGGACACCCCACCCTTTAGATTCTAAATCTCTCTCTCATAAATTCCAAGCTTTAAAAGCACAGATTAATTTGGAAATTGAGTTATCCATCAGACTAGTTTTTATTTATAATTCTGGATATTACGAAGCAGGATATAACCGTCTCATTATATATTTTCAACGGCAAGAGAGTGATTTATTTTACACAAAAAAAGAATTTTTATTATCAGATATTGAGAATGCAATCCCAATCGTGGAAAAGTGTATTAGAGGAGAACCCATAACGTCTGAATACCCCAATATCCCAGCTAGAGATATTTTAATTTGTACTCACGGCAGTCATGATAAATGTTGCGCTAAATATGGTAATCCGTTTTATCATCAAGCCTTGAAAACTTTAGAGGGTTTATCCATACCCAATGTCAGAATCTGGCAAAGCAGTCATTTTGGTGGACATCGTTTTGCACCGACTATGATAGACCTACCTGAGGCAAGATATTACGGTAGACTCGATCAAAAATCTTTTACTAATATTTTAACGAAAACTGGTGATATTCAAGTTTTTAAAAATGTTTACCGAGGTTGGGGTGTTTTGCCTTGGCAAGTTCAAATTCTCGAAAGAGAACTAATCTTAAAATATGACTGGGAATGGTTTAGTTATCAAGTCAAAGGTCAAGTAATTCAAAAAAATGAAGATGAAACTTCTAGTATAGTAGAAATATCCTTAGAAATATCAAATGGTATAGTTGAAACTTACAGATGCAACATTATTGAAGATGAAAGTAAAAACATCTTTTCACGGGGAGAGTGTAGCAATAGGGAAATAGAAAAAGTGCTGCAATTTAAGATTAATGAATTAGTAGGAGTTAAGTCACGTATTTTCTAG
- a CDS encoding DUF2808 domain-containing protein has protein sequence MKKTLFLAFVLTATTGLFVPNSHASANENGTLPYISANNSFPPTRADIVRHTFEISNPNNSKQISQIMIQVPEVVKWSNKTKDVVVTDKSGKKVNANVSIKDQNIELNFPESIAPGSELEIDIKNIERVTQGNGPVYRLFAKFDPNSTPMSIGIARFRLY, from the coding sequence ATGAAAAAAACACTATTTTTAGCTTTTGTACTGACTGCGACAACTGGATTATTCGTTCCTAATAGTCATGCTAGTGCCAATGAAAATGGCACATTACCCTATATCAGCGCTAATAACAGTTTTCCCCCAACTCGTGCCGATATAGTTAGACACACTTTTGAAATCAGCAATCCTAACAATAGTAAGCAAATTTCTCAAATTATGATTCAAGTTCCAGAAGTTGTAAAGTGGAGCAATAAAACTAAGGATGTGGTTGTAACTGATAAAAGTGGGAAGAAAGTTAATGCTAATGTATCTATTAAAGATCAGAATATCGAGCTAAATTTTCCTGAATCTATCGCTCCCGGTAGTGAATTAGAAATTGATATTAAAAATATCGAGCGAGTTACTCAAGGGAATGGTCCCGTTTATCGTTTGTTCGCCAAATTTGATCCTAATAGCACTCCAATGTCGATTGGGATTGCTAGATTTAGATTATATTAA